The following proteins are encoded in a genomic region of Stegostoma tigrinum isolate sSteTig4 chromosome 2, sSteTig4.hap1, whole genome shotgun sequence:
- the LOC125465837 gene encoding atypical chemokine receptor 2-like, translating into MSSVNLEGASNNSSYYDEDYNYTDFDLTPYLPCGKDEVRAFGKIFLPVLYITVFVFGVIGNSFLILMILKYLKLKTMTDIYLLNLAISDLLFSTSLPFWATYVTSEWIFGNTMCKIISALYSVNFYSGIFFIACMSLDMYLHIVHTVSLKNHRTIYKSIVISAAVWTLSIIVSIPELIFSVSKKIGDRHTCLSHFGDEQLVIWKTTVQLQVNIIAFLIPFFAMIFFYTQIASVLLHSKSFGKEKALKLVIILFAVFFILWFPYNIVLFLHSLEDLGIIGNCEMSKRLDYALQITESIAFTHCCFNPLLYAFVNERFRRHVKNILVKLIQKIGCNKELGVMVPTAERSETSKQQYCMYSDVEMTMVQ; encoded by the coding sequence ATGAGCAGTGTCAATCTGGAAGGTGCCTCCAACAACTCAAGCTATTATGACGAGGACTATAACTATACTGACTTTGATCTCACCCCCTACCTTCCTTGTGGGAAGGATGAAGTCAGAGCATTTGGGAAGATCTTCCTCCCAGTCCTGTACATCACGGTTTTTGTTTTTGGAGTGATTGGCAATAGCTTTCTGATCCTCATGATACTCAAGTACCTCAAGTTGAAAACAATGACTGACATCTACCTATTGAATTTGGCCATTTCTGACCTACTGTTTAGCACGTCACTCCCCTTCTGGGCCACTTATGTGACTTCAGAGTGGATCTTCGGAAATACCATGTGCAAAATAATAAGTGCCCTCTACAGTGTGAATTTCTACAGTGGCATCTTCTTCATAGCCTGCATGAGCTTGGACATGTACCTCCACATTGTCCACACAGTATCCTTGAAGAACCACAGGACAATCTACAAGAGCATTGTCATCAGTGCTGCTGTTTGGACACTGTCTATAATTGTTTCAATCCCTGAACTCATATTCAGCGTGTCCAAGAAGATTGGTGATAGGCATACTTGCCTTAGTCATTTTGGCGATGAGCAACTTGTGATCTGGAAGACAACGGTACAACTCCAGGTCAACATCATTGCATTTCTCATTCCATTTTTTGCCATGATCTTCTTCTACACTCAGATTGCCTCTGTCCTGCTTCACTCGAAATCCTTCGGCAAGGAGAAAGCCTTAAAACTGGTCATCATATTGTTTGCTGTCTTCTTCATCCTCTGGTTCCCCTACAACATCGTCCTTTTCCTGCATTCCTTGGAAGACCTTGGCATCATTGGTAATTGTGAAATGAGCAAGAGGCTGGATTATGCTTTGCAGATAACTGAGTCTATCGCCTTCACCCACTGCTGTTTCAATCCACTACTCTACGCTTTTGTGAATGAAAGATTTCGGAGACATGTGAAAAATATTTTGGTGAAGCTAATTCAGAAGATTGGCTGCAACAAGGAGTTAGGAGTCATGGTCCCCACTGCAGAGCGTAGTGAAACTAGCAAGCAGCAATACTGCATGTATTCCGACGTGGAAATGACAATGGTCCAGTAG